The Miscanthus floridulus cultivar M001 chromosome 17, ASM1932011v1, whole genome shotgun sequence genome has a window encoding:
- the LOC136517298 gene encoding uncharacterized protein isoform X2 has translation MGNSCSGFPSKGTGRDDSAPFLLGKAHDPAFKWTIYGFSALFEREAIPASSASFDCCGYKWSLQVTLMHRKSGTKVPYVALCLTLSQSSLKPGYLMHALFELSIYNHSNGSYCGCKARYDFDAKKFYSKNECLITVEELLKSADFLVDDNCVFGVRILQADVSPKNNLAVAPDNTITIRELFLQKKEFIKGNYTWNVNNFLALKDSVLSPAFEACGHKWHIKMHPLGDQYSTDSLSMYLQMHDPAELSQESGKMFEVTLSILNQEQGQNYSCPGRLVFNGNLGWGWSDFIPLKILKDPSKGYLVASKWSVKADITCIGSTNDVQTPLVASLLKDEK, from the exons ATGGGCAACTCGTGCAGTGGATTCCCGAGCAAAGGAACTGGTAGAGATGATTCAG CTCCTTTCCTTCTGGGAAAGGCACATGATCCAGCTTTCAAATGGACGATTTATGGCTTCTCAGCTCTATTTGAGAGGGAAGCTATACCAGCCAGCTCCGCTTCTTTTGACTGCTGCGGGTACAAATG GTCCCTGCAAGTGACCCTAATGCATAGAAAATCTGGTACTAAAGTTCCATATGTAGCTCTTTGTCTTACTCTAAGCCAAAGCAGCTTGAAGCCTGGTTACCTCATGCATGCTTTATTCGAGCTATCTATATACAATCACTCAAATGGGTCATATTGTGGATGCAAAG CTAGGTACGACTTCGATGCCAAGAAGTTCTATTCGAAGAATGAATGCTTGATTACTGTTGAAGAACTACTGAAATCAGCTGATTTTCTGGTTGATGATAACTGTGTCTTTGGTGTGAGGATATTGCAAGCAGACGTCTCTCCTAAAAACAACCTTGCTGTGGCTCCAGATAATACTATTACTATTCGGGAACTGTTTCTGCAGAAGAAGGAATTTATCAAAGGAAATTACACCTGGAACGTGAACAACTTCCTTGCCTTGAAGGACTCAGTCCTTTCTCCCGCATTTGAAGCCTGTGGGCACAAATG GCACATCAAGATGCATCCACTCGGTGACCAGTACAGCACAGATTCACTTTCCATGTACCTGCAAATGCATGACCCGGCCGAGCTTTCTCAGGAATCCGGGAAGATGTTTGAAGTGACCCTGTCCATCCTGAACCAAGAGCAAGGACAAAACTACAGCTGTCCAG GTCGCCTTGTGTTCAATGGAAATCTTGGATGGGGCTGGTCAGACTTCATTCCACTCAAGATACTGAAGGACCCTTCCAAAGGCTACCTCGTGGCATCAAAGTGGAGTGTGAAGGCGGACATCACTTGCATTGGGTCAACCAACGATGTTCAGACACCACTTGTTGCATCTCTCTTGAAGGACGAGAAGTAA
- the LOC136517298 gene encoding uncharacterized protein isoform X1, with the protein MGNSCSGFPSKGTGRDDSGNSCLTADSSPFLLGKAHDPAFKWTIYGFSALFEREAIPASSASFDCCGYKWSLQVTLMHRKSGTKVPYVALCLTLSQSSLKPGYLMHALFELSIYNHSNGSYCGCKARYDFDAKKFYSKNECLITVEELLKSADFLVDDNCVFGVRILQADVSPKNNLAVAPDNTITIRELFLQKKEFIKGNYTWNVNNFLALKDSVLSPAFEACGHKWHIKMHPLGDQYSTDSLSMYLQMHDPAELSQESGKMFEVTLSILNQEQGQNYSCPGRLVFNGNLGWGWSDFIPLKILKDPSKGYLVASKWSVKADITCIGSTNDVQTPLVASLLKDEK; encoded by the exons ATGGGCAACTCGTGCAGTGGATTCCCGAGCAAAGGAACTGGTAGAGATGATTCAGGCAACTCTTGCCTTACTGCTGATTCCT CTCCTTTCCTTCTGGGAAAGGCACATGATCCAGCTTTCAAATGGACGATTTATGGCTTCTCAGCTCTATTTGAGAGGGAAGCTATACCAGCCAGCTCCGCTTCTTTTGACTGCTGCGGGTACAAATG GTCCCTGCAAGTGACCCTAATGCATAGAAAATCTGGTACTAAAGTTCCATATGTAGCTCTTTGTCTTACTCTAAGCCAAAGCAGCTTGAAGCCTGGTTACCTCATGCATGCTTTATTCGAGCTATCTATATACAATCACTCAAATGGGTCATATTGTGGATGCAAAG CTAGGTACGACTTCGATGCCAAGAAGTTCTATTCGAAGAATGAATGCTTGATTACTGTTGAAGAACTACTGAAATCAGCTGATTTTCTGGTTGATGATAACTGTGTCTTTGGTGTGAGGATATTGCAAGCAGACGTCTCTCCTAAAAACAACCTTGCTGTGGCTCCAGATAATACTATTACTATTCGGGAACTGTTTCTGCAGAAGAAGGAATTTATCAAAGGAAATTACACCTGGAACGTGAACAACTTCCTTGCCTTGAAGGACTCAGTCCTTTCTCCCGCATTTGAAGCCTGTGGGCACAAATG GCACATCAAGATGCATCCACTCGGTGACCAGTACAGCACAGATTCACTTTCCATGTACCTGCAAATGCATGACCCGGCCGAGCTTTCTCAGGAATCCGGGAAGATGTTTGAAGTGACCCTGTCCATCCTGAACCAAGAGCAAGGACAAAACTACAGCTGTCCAG GTCGCCTTGTGTTCAATGGAAATCTTGGATGGGGCTGGTCAGACTTCATTCCACTCAAGATACTGAAGGACCCTTCCAAAGGCTACCTCGTGGCATCAAAGTGGAGTGTGAAGGCGGACATCACTTGCATTGGGTCAACCAACGATGTTCAGACACCACTTGTTGCATCTCTCTTGAAGGACGAGAAGTAA